Within the Candidatus Poribacteria bacterium genome, the region TTGAACATAGAAAATGACAATCTACACAGCGCTGAACCCATCGTCGCGAAAGAAACTAACATCGAGCTTGAAAAGCATATCGAGAGTTGGCTAGAAAACAGCCCGTGGGCACTTGTCGAAGGAGAATCCATCCTCTGGATTGGTAGACAAACGAGCGTCAATGTCGAAGAAAGTACTATCTTCCTTGACCTACTTGGTATTGATTTTGAAAGAAACCTTGTTATTGTCAAACTGAAAAGGGGCAAGGCTCCAAGGAACGTTGTCGCACAATTGCTTGAATACGCGGAATGGGCAGAAAAACTTTCAGATGAGCAGATCTGTGAGATAGCAGAAACTTACTTCCAGACCGCGAAAAAAGAGACAACCCTTCAAAAAGTTTTCAGTGAAGTATTTGAAAACGAAATGCTAGCCTTGAATAGGAGGCTACGTTTATTCATTGTAGCAGAAGAGATACCAGCCTCGGTATCGCGCGTTTGTAGATTCCTCCGAACCTCCCATGGCATGGACATCAACTGTCTAGTTGTTTCAACATTCCAAACGGAATCGGGAGAAGTGCTTGTCAACACGGAAGCAAAGATTGGACAGGAAGACGTCGTCGTACCCAAATCTGCAAGGCAGCTTGCGCGATGGTCGGGCGACAAGCCGGTTAAGGAAGTAGTGTTGGACGCAGTGCGGGAAATAACGAAAGGAAATACAGACACTAATTTTTCACCCAAACAAGTTTCCACACACCTCTTGGAAAAGTATCCCAACTTCAAGGTAAGTAATGTCGGAGTTGAACTTGCTGCGGGATGCCCCAATCTTCTGTCACATCATCATCATTTTGTCAAGCATAAATACTATTGGCGGGTAAGACCTGGAATTTATCGTCTATATGACCCTGAAAGAGATAAGGTAGAAACGTGATAAGTAGGCTAACTAATCGTCTCAGTTGACAGCGAGAACTGTGGTTTTGATAATGGCGGCTGCTGAACTAAAGCATTAGATGAAAACCCAATCAAAAAGAGATAAACCTGCATGGCAAAGGTTGATAAACTAAAGGAAGAAATTGGCTGGTTAAAAATTATATTCGCCATTCTGATTGCCACGGACATTTCACTGGTCGCTTGGGGAATTCAGAACTACGGAAAAACTAGGGTACTTCTGCTTATAATTGGTGCAGTAGGGGTATTTCTGTTTACATCTGTAATCATTTGGATCAATAGAGTTGCATATCGAAAGATTAATGAATTGGAGGAATTGTGATGGAATGGCTTGCAGTTGTTATGTTTATAGTGTTTATCCTCGGTATGTGTATAGTAGCACGAGATGCCATAAAAAACGCCAACAAACGTTAACACAGGGCCTACGGAGTTGATATAAAATATCGTCTCCGTTCCGGGAATCGAGGACCTGTAAGGGCGAAACCAGGAAACTCAGGAGGCTAAAAATGGGGGTAATTAAATCACATATTGAAATCACACCGGGTGTTTGCGGTGGCAAACCTCGCATTGCTGGACACCGCATTCGGGTGCAAGACATCGTGATAATGCACGATAGAATGGGCAAGGACCCATACGAGATTGCTAATCACTACCCTTTAATTACATTAGCCGATGTTTATGCCGCACTGGTCTATTATATGGACAACATGGAAGAAATTCGCAGGGACATTACGGAGGCAGAGAAATTAGAGGATGAGATGCGTACCAAGACCCCTTCTCTACTGATGCAGAAGCTCAAGGAACGCACTCAAAAAGATGCCTCAAGCGATTAAATTCCACCTTGATGAGAATGTGAATCCGGCCATTGCAAAGGGGCTCCGGATTCGCGGCGTCAATGTAACAACCACACAAGAGGTTGGACTCATAGAGGCAGACGATTAGGAACAAATCGAATTTGCGAAAGCTGAGGGACGGGTCGTTTTTACGCACGACGATGATTTTCTTCGTATTCAGATTGATCACACCGGGATTGTCTATTGTGGACAAGGCAGACGCACTATTGGAGAGATTATCCAGTGGCTCATCTTGATATGGGAAACTCTTGACCCGGAAGACATGGAAAATCAGATGGAATTTATCTAAACCGCACACATCAAACTTAAAGATTTACTGTAGTTGCCTGATTCATCGGGCGTTGGGAGTTGTGTTGTGAGGCAATGAATCGCCGAACTACAAGGCTTTGAGCGTTCAAGTCCAAAGGAACCCAGGTATGTCAAAACTAAATATCGCGCTGGTCGGTGCAGGCAGACGCGGTGGGGGTGCACACCTCCCTGTCATTGCCAAACTGAAAGATGTCTACAACCTCGTCGCAATTTGTGATATAGACCAAGCGGTCGCTCAACAATACGCCGAGCAATATGGTGCGAACCCCTATACCAGCGTCCGAGATCTGGTGGCACATGAAAAACTAGATGCAGTGGATATCACCGTGCCCGGAATCGCACATCACGCCATCGCCTGTTTTATGGCAGATGCCGGCGTGAACATCATCGTCGAGACACCAATCGCCGTGACATTGCCGATGACAGATCTCATGATCGAAACGGCGCAGAGAAACAACGTCAAACTAGAAGTGGCAGAAAACTACTACCGTGCACCACGAGAACGTTTTCTATCCGCTGTGATTGATTCGGGCGTGATAGGCGAGGTGGGGCGAATCTACCGAATCTTCTACGAAGGCGGCTACCACGGCATGAGTATGCTTCGGCTGCGTGCGAACGGAGAGCCGAAGTCTATCCTCGGTATCGCCCAATCCACGCCAGTCATCCCAATCATCGATCGCATGAAACGTCACCACACAAGTGATAACTGGACATTCGGCTTCCTAGAGTTTGACAATAACGCAACTGCTCTGATGGTCTATTCCAACGTCATTCATGCCCGTTCACTGGGACGTGGGCAGGGCGGTATTTCGCAGATTGACGGTAGCAAAGGAACTATTGTCGGCGAGGAGATCCACGTTGTACCGCCCGAAGATTTGGAGAACGGCGCGAAAAGTATCGGTTATCAGCCGAAGCGTACGACAATTGATGTAGATGGAACTGAGGTGATAGAGAAGATTGAACTAGAACTTCCAGACCAACTGATTACATGGGAAAACCCACTAAGGGACTACCCACTCACCGAAGGACAGGTCCCGGTCGCCGATGAATTGTTGAGCCTCGCGAATGCAATTATCCATGACACCGAGCCGGAGTACGGCGCACAACTCGGACGGCAAGATCAGGAGATGAATATCGCCATGAGTGAATCCGCCAAACAGAGTCGAGCTACTTTGACCTTCCCGTTGACCGATCTCACCGAAACCGAGCGCGACATACACGACAACTATGAAGGACAGCATGGTCATCCGATCGATGATGTCGAAGCTGGCATTGACCTCTTCTTCCCGCGTCAATGATACTCCGCTGCTACTAAAGAGTTGAAACGCGCTTCATCCCACTCAGCCCCCCACCCCGGCACATCTGGCGGAGATATGCGCCCATCCGAGACCAACGGCGCATTCAGCAGCCCCCACTCCTGCCCCTGCTGACGATTGCCATCGGAAGCAGCAGAAAAGGACTCGTAGAAATCCGTGTTATCGATACAGCAGCCTAAGTGTGCATGGAGGAGTCCAAACAACCCACCCTGACCGTTGAGTTCTACATTCGTCCCATACAGTTCCGCAAAGTGAGCTAACTTCAGAACCTGAGTTGTACCGTGCCGGGCATTGACACGGAGTCGATCTGTTGCGCCGTGGATAAGCCACTGCGAGGACAATCCGATGTCGTGCATCAACATCTCCGTCGCCATCACCGGAATCGTTAGCTCTCGACACAGTTCTTGGTAGAGATTCATCTTCTGCTCGTGGAACGGCTCCTCC harbors:
- a CDS encoding Gfo/Idh/MocA family oxidoreductase: MSKLNIALVGAGRRGGGAHLPVIAKLKDVYNLVAICDIDQAVAQQYAEQYGANPYTSVRDLVAHEKLDAVDITVPGIAHHAIACFMADAGVNIIVETPIAVTLPMTDLMIETAQRNNVKLEVAENYYRAPRERFLSAVIDSGVIGEVGRIYRIFYEGGYHGMSMLRLRANGEPKSILGIAQSTPVIPIIDRMKRHHTSDNWTFGFLEFDNNATALMVYSNVIHARSLGRGQGGISQIDGSKGTIVGEEIHVVPPEDLENGAKSIGYQPKRTTIDVDGTEVIEKIELELPDQLITWENPLRDYPLTEGQVPVADELLSLANAIIHDTEPEYGAQLGRQDQEMNIAMSESAKQSRATLTFPLTDLTETERDIHDNYEGQHGHPIDDVEAGIDLFFPRQ
- a CDS encoding DUF433 domain-containing protein, which encodes MGVIKSHIEITPGVCGGKPRIAGHRIRVQDIVIMHDRMGKDPYEIANHYPLITLADVYAALVYYMDNMEEIRRDITEAEKLEDEMRTKTPSLLMQKLKERTQKDASSD